The proteins below are encoded in one region of Treponema primitia ZAS-1:
- a CDS encoding epoxyqueuosine reductase QueH: MKLLLHTCCAPCSVQCVEALRAEDIRPDLFWYNPNIHPYTEYKARRDTLVQFTTDEGLDLHMEDDYGLRTFIAGVYPHFENRSDGEIPGEGPPDVTGSPRCAVCYRLRLDKTAAYAAAHGYDCFSTTLLISPYQKHDLIREVAEGMAGKYGVQFFYRDFRPGFREGQKQARERGFYMQKYCGCIFSEEERYLGKRE, encoded by the coding sequence ATGAAGCTCCTCCTCCACACCTGCTGCGCTCCCTGCTCCGTCCAATGCGTGGAAGCCCTCCGCGCCGAAGACATACGCCCGGACCTGTTCTGGTACAACCCCAACATCCACCCCTATACGGAGTATAAAGCCCGCCGGGATACCCTGGTTCAGTTTACGACAGATGAGGGGCTGGACCTCCACATGGAGGACGATTACGGCCTCCGTACTTTTATAGCCGGCGTCTATCCCCATTTTGAGAATCGCTCTGACGGAGAGATTCCCGGCGAAGGCCCACCGGATGTGACTGGCAGCCCCCGCTGTGCTGTCTGTTATCGTCTCCGGCTGGACAAAACCGCAGCCTATGCGGCTGCCCATGGCTACGATTGTTTTTCCACAACCTTGCTTATCAGTCCCTATCAGAAACACGATCTCATCCGGGAAGTCGCGGAAGGGATGGCGGGAAAGTATGGCGTGCAATTTTTCTACCGGGATTTCCGCCCCGGTTTTCGGGAAGGCCAGAAGCAGGCTCGGGAGCGGGGTTTCTATATGCAGAAATACTGCGGGTGTATTTTTAGTGAGGAAGAACGGTATCTGGGGAAACGGGAATGA
- a CDS encoding ABC transporter substrate-binding protein, which produces MNKTFDIKKIDLTLLVLALILLAVGFLFTRMIKKINPVQKKDTVLVFTQWWQDELEAETLSVLKTEFEALNPGVTVQLDNRPYAEILSTLRSNVEAPLNSDILGLDPLWFEDLVRQDLLEELDTYNPSGDPSLGTPPAVPDQSYEKWGRHLISFTSPLFYNIELLQSAGFDRPPKSRAEILTYARSVTDKSTGQYALALALSPENPQGVYRDLFSWIWASGPAMTREGRPDFSARTITGALAFLKQLRQEEFLLPGTFTRTAAEKREDFIQGRSAMMISSVADIHVLRKRMGESAFGITAIPGESSFGGKPVLGLTGWYLGILRSSEHKDEAWAFLSFLLERGALITEKAHAVPGSRNNAIDFITGDPLYAKAYDMYTVGETVQEFTGVPRVDEFESLVREQVYALFEKNQSPEETAKRIQQHWEEL; this is translated from the coding sequence ATGAATAAAACGTTTGATATCAAGAAAATTGATCTGACACTGCTGGTTCTGGCATTGATCTTACTGGCCGTGGGCTTTCTCTTTACCCGAATGATAAAAAAAATAAACCCGGTACAGAAAAAAGATACGGTCCTGGTATTTACCCAGTGGTGGCAGGATGAACTGGAAGCAGAAACACTTTCGGTACTGAAAACGGAATTTGAAGCCCTTAACCCGGGCGTTACGGTCCAACTGGATAATCGGCCTTATGCAGAAATACTGAGCACCCTCAGATCGAATGTGGAAGCTCCCCTAAACTCCGATATTCTCGGCCTGGATCCTCTCTGGTTTGAGGATCTTGTCCGGCAAGATCTCCTTGAGGAGTTGGATACCTACAATCCTTCCGGAGACCCATCCCTAGGCACCCCCCCTGCGGTTCCGGATCAGAGCTACGAAAAATGGGGACGCCATCTGATTTCCTTTACCAGCCCCCTCTTCTATAACATTGAATTGCTTCAATCCGCCGGATTTGACCGGCCTCCAAAAAGCCGGGCAGAAATACTCACCTATGCCCGCTCTGTTACGGATAAATCCACAGGGCAGTACGCGCTGGCCCTGGCTTTGAGCCCGGAAAATCCCCAGGGCGTATACCGGGATCTTTTTTCCTGGATATGGGCTTCCGGTCCGGCCATGACACGGGAGGGCAGACCGGACTTTTCCGCCCGGACCATTACCGGTGCCCTGGCTTTTCTAAAACAGCTGCGGCAGGAAGAGTTTCTCCTGCCGGGAACCTTCACCAGGACCGCTGCTGAAAAACGGGAAGATTTTATCCAAGGCCGTTCCGCCATGATGATATCCTCCGTGGCGGATATCCATGTCCTGCGTAAACGCATGGGGGAATCTGCCTTTGGGATTACCGCCATCCCCGGCGAATCATCCTTCGGAGGAAAGCCTGTCTTGGGCTTAACCGGCTGGTACCTCGGTATACTCCGGAGTTCCGAGCATAAGGACGAAGCCTGGGCTTTCCTGTCCTTTCTCCTGGAACGGGGCGCCCTCATCACCGAAAAGGCCCATGCGGTTCCGGGAAGCCGAAACAATGCGATAGATTTCATCACCGGGGATCCCCTTTATGCCAAGGCTTACGATATGTATACTGTTGGGGAGACTGTCCAGGAATTTACCGGCGTACCCAGGGTTGACGAATTTGAATCCCTGGTCCGAGAACAGGTATACGCCCTTTTTGAAAAAAACCAGAGCCCAGAAGAAACTGCCAAACGTATCCAGCAGCACTGGGAAGAATTGTAG
- the cbiB gene encoding adenosylcobinamide-phosphate synthase CbiB, protein MIYLTACFLMILVGFFLDLLLADPLWMPHPVRLMGLLIGKGEVFLRRLFPGKELFAGTLLVIVIAALSFLLPLLLLLLALRISFLAWFVLGAFMSYQVISPRGLQIEAMKVYRKAAVGDLAGARKAVSGIVGRDTETLSMEGVIKATVETVAENLSDGVIAPLFFLALGGPSLGMLYKAINTMDSMIGYKDSRYIDFGRCAAKLDDAANWLPARISARLIIISSVLLGLDGKNAARIYRRDKDKHASPNSGHPEAACAGALRVALAGSTYYGGTLEEKPIIGDGEHPVSPEDIRIVCRLMYVPTILFLFPVCLISGVRGFVFSLLIGGFQCI, encoded by the coding sequence ATGATCTATCTAACCGCCTGTTTCCTGATGATTCTTGTAGGTTTTTTCTTGGATCTGCTTCTGGCAGATCCGCTGTGGATGCCCCATCCGGTGCGTCTCATGGGACTGCTGATAGGCAAGGGGGAAGTTTTTCTTCGCCGCTTGTTTCCGGGGAAGGAACTATTTGCGGGGACCCTGTTGGTAATTGTAATCGCGGCTCTGTCGTTTTTACTTCCCCTGTTACTGTTACTGCTGGCACTTAGGATTTCTTTTTTGGCGTGGTTTGTTCTGGGCGCTTTCATGTCCTATCAGGTAATTTCTCCCCGGGGTTTACAAATTGAAGCCATGAAGGTGTACCGTAAGGCGGCAGTGGGTGATCTTGCCGGCGCCCGGAAAGCGGTATCCGGAATCGTCGGCAGGGACACCGAAACCCTGTCTATGGAAGGGGTGATAAAAGCAACGGTGGAAACCGTGGCGGAAAATCTGTCCGATGGCGTTATCGCGCCGCTATTTTTTCTTGCCCTGGGCGGTCCATCCTTGGGTATGCTCTACAAGGCAATCAATACTATGGATTCCATGATAGGCTACAAAGACAGCCGGTATATTGATTTTGGCAGATGCGCTGCTAAACTGGACGACGCAGCGAATTGGCTGCCCGCCCGGATATCCGCCCGGTTAATCATCATCTCGTCCGTCTTACTTGGCTTGGATGGGAAAAACGCGGCGAGAATTTACCGGAGGGATAAAGATAAACACGCAAGCCCTAACAGCGGACACCCTGAAGCCGCCTGCGCCGGCGCTCTGCGGGTTGCTCTGGCGGGCAGTACCTACTATGGGGGTACGCTGGAAGAAAAGCCCATCATCGGAGACGGGGAACATCCGGTAAGTCCGGAGGATATCCGGATCGTCTGCCGCCTGATGTATGTGCCAACAATACTGTTCCTTTTCCCGGTATGTCTCATAAGCGGTGTCCGGGGGTTTGTTTTCAGCCTATTGATAGGGGGTTTCCAATGCATCTGA
- a CDS encoding Sir2 family NAD-dependent protein deacetylase, whose translation MMKDEIAELFALITNARHCVALTGAGISTLSGIPDFRGKNGLYTAGLPREFTDKYSPEVLSLYLAGLPGESPAKFSEKVFDIDQFERDPSYFYTNAGPMVYTVHEKEPSLVHTCLAELERRGRVKAVITQNIDMLHQKALSQRVIELHGSPRMHYCLRCAGIRVGYAEAAATVKAGQLPHCPKCGRVLKPAVTFYGESLPMEARREAEGEAQEADLMLILGSSLTVLPAAAIPRTTLQRGGKLVIVNDMKTPLDDDAALRFWDLEEVFESIQGYCDK comes from the coding sequence ATGATGAAGGATGAAATAGCCGAACTGTTTGCCCTGATTACCAACGCCCGTCACTGCGTGGCCCTGACCGGCGCGGGGATAAGTACCCTTTCCGGTATCCCCGACTTTCGGGGGAAAAACGGCCTGTATACCGCCGGACTGCCCCGGGAATTTACGGATAAGTATTCCCCGGAAGTTCTTTCCCTGTACCTGGCAGGGCTGCCTGGGGAATCTCCAGCGAAGTTTTCAGAAAAAGTTTTCGACATTGATCAATTTGAAAGGGACCCGTCTTATTTTTATACTAACGCCGGCCCCATGGTTTATACGGTTCATGAGAAGGAACCTTCCCTCGTGCACACCTGCCTTGCGGAACTGGAACGACGGGGCCGCGTCAAGGCGGTGATAACCCAGAACATCGATATGCTCCACCAGAAGGCGCTTAGTCAAAGGGTAATCGAATTGCACGGTTCCCCCCGTATGCACTACTGCCTCCGCTGCGCCGGTATACGGGTGGGTTACGCCGAGGCTGCGGCGACGGTAAAGGCCGGGCAACTGCCCCATTGCCCCAAATGCGGCAGGGTCCTAAAACCGGCCGTCACCTTTTACGGTGAAAGCCTTCCAATGGAAGCGCGGCGGGAAGCGGAAGGGGAAGCCCAGGAGGCGGACCTGATGCTCATCCTGGGGTCCAGCCTTACGGTACTGCCCGCTGCCGCCATTCCCCGTACTACCCTGCAGCGGGGCGGCAAGCTGGTTATCGTCAATGATATGAAGACCCCCTTGGACGATGATGCGGCTCTGCGTTTCTGGGATCTGGAAGAGGTGTTTGAAAGTATTCAGGGATACTGCGATAAATGA
- a CDS encoding MATE family efflux transporter, translated as MQFQELFKDKQFYKSLFTIAIPIMLQNLVNSFVNMVDTVMIGRLGSVEIAAVGLGNQFFFLFSMILFGICSGGAIFTAQFWGKQDIQGIRKNTGLCLILNSSVALVFTILILAAPEKIISIYTRDPAVVEAGTSYLKNLAPSFIPFGISFVFIITLRSVEKVRLAMVTTIIALSINITLNYLFIFGIGPFPAMGVVGAARATVIARISEMIILVTLTYLKGYAPAGNLRELMILSSSFTARFFQITLPVIINETLWSLGVTLQNIIVARTNTDAIAAFNITSTLSQLTWVVFIGLGNGVGVLIGKKIGEGEEKTARDYASRITVFNTLLGAGAAIILFFLSKLIPLVFNVNPRVLAYTASMFIVLSCSYPFRSFNMSMVVGICRAGGDTVFCVIYDLIFMWLVALPAAAAASFIFHAPVWIIYFCISSEEFLKTILGFWRLKTGRWLHNVTE; from the coding sequence ATGCAATTTCAGGAATTATTTAAGGACAAACAGTTCTATAAAAGTCTCTTCACCATTGCGATACCCATCATGCTGCAGAATCTGGTTAATTCCTTTGTGAACATGGTTGATACGGTGATGATTGGAAGGCTTGGATCCGTAGAGATTGCCGCCGTAGGCTTAGGAAATCAGTTTTTCTTTTTATTCAGCATGATCCTTTTTGGCATCTGTTCCGGAGGCGCAATTTTTACCGCCCAGTTCTGGGGTAAACAGGATATCCAGGGCATCAGGAAAAATACCGGCCTCTGCCTAATCCTTAACTCTTCGGTGGCACTTGTTTTTACCATCCTAATCCTGGCAGCGCCGGAAAAAATCATCAGTATTTATACACGGGACCCCGCGGTTGTTGAAGCAGGAACCAGTTATCTCAAAAACTTAGCGCCCTCTTTTATCCCCTTCGGAATAAGTTTTGTCTTCATCATCACCCTCCGTTCGGTAGAGAAGGTAAGGCTAGCCATGGTTACCACCATAATAGCCCTGTCCATCAATATTACCCTGAATTACCTTTTTATCTTTGGCATAGGCCCCTTTCCTGCCATGGGAGTGGTCGGCGCCGCCCGGGCAACCGTAATTGCCCGGATCAGTGAAATGATAATTCTTGTAACCCTGACCTACCTAAAAGGTTATGCCCCTGCGGGAAACTTACGGGAGCTTATGATCCTTTCAAGCAGTTTTACTGCGCGTTTTTTCCAAATTACATTGCCGGTTATTATTAACGAAACTCTCTGGTCATTGGGCGTAACCCTGCAAAATATCATCGTTGCCCGTACAAATACCGATGCTATCGCCGCATTTAATATTACCAGCACCTTATCCCAGCTTACCTGGGTAGTTTTTATTGGCCTTGGAAACGGTGTGGGAGTGCTTATCGGAAAAAAGATCGGCGAGGGGGAAGAAAAAACCGCCCGTGATTATGCGAGCCGTATAACTGTTTTTAACACCCTTTTAGGCGCCGGTGCGGCGATCATTCTATTTTTTCTTTCCAAACTTATACCCCTGGTCTTTAATGTAAACCCCCGGGTACTCGCCTACACGGCCTCCATGTTTATCGTCCTCAGCTGTTCCTATCCCTTCAGGTCTTTTAACATGAGCATGGTCGTAGGTATATGCCGGGCCGGCGGAGATACTGTTTTCTGTGTTATTTACGATCTGATTTTTATGTGGCTTGTAGCCCTGCCTGCAGCCGCAGCCGCAAGCTTTATCTTTCATGCCCCGGTGTGGATAATCTATTTTTGCATCAGCAGCGAGGAATTTCTCAAAACGATCCTAGGCTTCTGGCGTCTTAAAACCGGCCGCTGGCTGCACAACGTTACGGAATGA
- a CDS encoding ATP-binding protein, protein MERCLTKQLIAWKDNPEKKPLILKGVRQCGKTWLLKEFGEEYYDDTAYFSFEGNDPLHARFAGDFDVRRIITELGVYRKKNIEPGKTLIIFDEIQFCGRALSSLKYFCEDAPEYHIVCAGSLLGLALSGPLSFPVGKVDFQTLRPLSFYEFLLANGEALLCKHLEKFPVEEPVPELFAGMLERYVRTYYITGGMPEAVANWIANHDIEKLEAVHRKILDSYELDFAKHAPTGEFPKLRAVWHSIPAQLAKENSKFIFSQVKKGQRAKDLEDALEWLLGAGLVYRVTKVEKPFMPLSSYADSSFFKLYMADVGLLRTMAALPAEAVLGQIDVYKEFKGALTENYVLTELVNLYNEPPFFWRSNNTAEVDFIIQHKLDIIPIEVKSERNTKAKSLAEYRKKYEPRWAVKTSMSNGANTFCEGEKSAVLNVPLYMLWMLKSLLADKGNTP, encoded by the coding sequence ATGGAACGCTGCTTAACCAAGCAACTTATTGCCTGGAAGGATAACCCTGAAAAAAAACCGCTCATCCTCAAGGGTGTCAGACAGTGTGGTAAAACTTGGCTCCTTAAAGAATTCGGCGAAGAGTACTACGATGATACGGCGTATTTTAGCTTTGAAGGAAACGATCCCCTGCATGCCCGATTTGCAGGCGATTTTGATGTGCGCCGCATCATCACGGAACTAGGGGTTTATCGAAAAAAGAACATTGAGCCCGGAAAAACGCTGATCATCTTTGACGAAATCCAATTTTGCGGCCGAGCGTTAAGTTCCTTGAAATACTTTTGCGAAGACGCCCCGGAGTATCATATCGTTTGTGCGGGCTCCCTTCTGGGACTTGCCCTCTCAGGACCATTATCATTTCCTGTGGGTAAAGTAGATTTTCAAACCCTCAGACCCCTGAGCTTTTATGAATTTCTCCTTGCCAATGGAGAGGCTCTGCTCTGTAAGCATCTTGAAAAATTTCCCGTAGAGGAGCCGGTACCGGAGCTGTTTGCCGGAATGCTAGAACGGTATGTGCGGACTTATTATATAACCGGCGGTATGCCCGAGGCGGTGGCAAACTGGATTGCAAACCATGATATCGAAAAGCTTGAAGCGGTTCACCGGAAGATCCTGGATAGTTATGAACTGGATTTTGCCAAACACGCCCCGACCGGGGAATTCCCTAAGCTGCGGGCGGTATGGCATTCCATCCCGGCTCAGCTGGCGAAGGAAAACAGTAAATTTATATTTAGCCAGGTTAAAAAGGGGCAGCGGGCTAAGGATCTGGAGGACGCTCTGGAATGGCTCCTTGGCGCGGGTCTTGTGTACCGGGTTACCAAGGTTGAAAAGCCCTTCATGCCCCTGTCTTCTTATGCGGACAGTAGTTTTTTTAAGCTCTACATGGCTGATGTGGGATTGCTCCGAACCATGGCAGCCCTTCCTGCGGAGGCCGTCCTTGGGCAGATAGATGTCTACAAAGAATTTAAGGGCGCCCTGACAGAAAATTACGTCCTCACCGAACTGGTGAACCTGTATAATGAACCCCCCTTTTTTTGGCGCTCCAATAACACTGCCGAAGTTGATTTTATCATTCAGCATAAGCTGGATATTATTCCCATCGAAGTTAAATCGGAACGGAATACTAAGGCAAAATCCCTGGCGGAGTACCGTAAGAAATATGAACCACGATGGGCGGTAAAAACTTCCATGAGTAATGGGGCGAATACTTTTTGCGAAGGAGAAAAAAGCGCCGTGCTTAACGTGCCACTCTATATGCTGTGGATGCTTAAAAGCCTGTTGGCTGATAAGGGTAATACCCCATGA
- the nrdG gene encoding anaerobic ribonucleoside-triphosphate reductase activating protein, whose amino-acid sequence MLTIPQPRNEVLDQSAARITDDPSTACLTIGGLEPESIVDGPGFRYTVFVQGCNFRCPGCHNAQLQTFASGRSITVGEILDAVRDNPLLDGLTLSGGDPFTQAISCAALAEEVHALGLSVMTYTGYTFEDLWLAENPDWRRLIMATDVLVDGPFVREQRNIDLRFRGSSNQRLIDVRRTFAAGKIIVLPED is encoded by the coding sequence ATGTTGACCATACCGCAGCCTCGTAACGAGGTTTTAGACCAAAGTGCTGCCCGGATAACAGACGACCCAAGTACCGCTTGTCTCACCATAGGCGGCTTGGAGCCGGAGTCCATCGTAGACGGCCCGGGTTTCCGCTATACGGTATTTGTCCAGGGCTGTAATTTCCGCTGCCCCGGCTGCCATAATGCCCAGCTGCAAACCTTTGCCAGCGGCCGCAGTATTACTGTGGGAGAGATTCTGGACGCTGTCCGGGACAATCCTCTCCTGGACGGCCTTACCCTTTCCGGCGGTGACCCCTTTACCCAGGCCATTTCCTGCGCCGCCCTGGCGGAGGAAGTCCATGCCCTGGGTCTTTCAGTGATGACCTATACGGGCTATACCTTCGAGGACCTTTGGCTCGCGGAAAACCCGGACTGGCGGCGGCTCATCATGGCCACCGATGTCCTGGTGGACGGCCCCTTTGTCCGGGAACAGCGCAACATCGACCTGCGCTTCCGGGGCTCCTCCAACCAGCGGCTTATCGATGTACGGCGGACCTTCGCTGCGGGGAAGATCATCGTACTGCCGGAAGACTAA
- the cobD gene encoding threonine-phosphate decarboxylase CobD, protein MHLNHGGDIYSTPLAKGMQLLDFSANINPLGLPRGVIRAVKREAGNFDRYPDPLCRKLRAALAEYYRIDPDRIVCGNGAADLIYRIVQWKNPRKALLTAPIFSEYEKALSEKGCVFDQYPLSYPRFEIDEDILLRITGETGVVFLCNPNNPTGVLIRQDVLENVIRKCNETKTVLVIDECFNEFLDDPPAHSARNFLDGAPNLIILKAFTKTYAMAGLRLGYALCGSPEIANALAEIGQAWAVSQPAQAGGIAALKEEVYLERSRDLVIRERKYLKTALSNLGLEVLGGEANYIFFRIKDGSGFSKKTFSQALLDRGILVRSCASYSGLDDSYFRIAVRLPKEDKILIRALQGMKNKIL, encoded by the coding sequence ATGCATCTGAACCACGGTGGGGATATATATTCCACCCCCCTTGCAAAGGGAATGCAGCTCCTGGATTTTTCTGCCAACATAAATCCTCTGGGCCTTCCAAGAGGGGTGATACGGGCCGTTAAAAGAGAAGCGGGAAACTTCGACCGGTACCCGGATCCGCTCTGCCGGAAATTGCGGGCCGCCCTGGCTGAGTATTACCGTATAGATCCTGACAGAATAGTCTGTGGAAACGGAGCGGCGGATCTTATCTACCGGATCGTACAATGGAAAAACCCCCGAAAGGCCCTGTTAACCGCGCCGATTTTTTCGGAATACGAAAAGGCGTTAAGCGAAAAGGGCTGTGTTTTTGACCAATATCCTCTAAGCTATCCCCGGTTTGAGATTGATGAGGACATACTGCTGCGGATTACAGGTGAAACAGGGGTAGTTTTTCTCTGCAATCCAAACAACCCCACGGGTGTGCTTATTCGCCAGGATGTACTGGAAAATGTCATCAGAAAATGTAATGAAACAAAAACAGTATTAGTAATCGACGAATGTTTCAATGAATTCCTTGATGACCCGCCGGCTCATTCCGCACGGAATTTTCTTGACGGGGCGCCGAATCTTATCATCCTCAAGGCCTTTACAAAAACCTATGCCATGGCGGGATTACGCCTAGGCTATGCCCTTTGCGGTTCCCCGGAAATTGCGAATGCCCTAGCCGAAATTGGTCAGGCTTGGGCGGTTTCTCAGCCCGCTCAGGCGGGGGGGATCGCGGCGCTTAAGGAAGAGGTCTATTTGGAGCGGTCCAGGGACCTGGTAATAAGAGAGAGGAAATATCTAAAAACCGCCCTGTCTAATCTTGGCCTTGAAGTACTGGGGGGAGAGGCCAACTATATTTTTTTTCGGATAAAAGACGGAAGCGGTTTTTCAAAGAAAACCTTCTCCCAAGCCTTGTTGGACCGGGGTATTCTGGTCCGGAGCTGCGCAAGCTATTCAGGGTTGGACGATTCCTATTTCAGAATAGCGGTGCGGCTGCCGAAGGAAGACAAGATTTTGATAAGGGCACTTCAGGGCATGAAAAACAAGATTTTATAA
- a CDS encoding anaerobic ribonucleoside triphosphate reductase, translating to MPTRILKRDGREAPFNIEKITNAIYKAGMATGTMEWEDAMALSERAVSRLEAAYKGRIPAVEEIQDTVEQVMIESGLGTTAKKFILYRAERTRIREMNTRLMRTYEELTVKDAKDNDLKRENANIDGDTAMGHMLKYGSEGAKQFNELFILNPLHAKAHHEGDIHIHDLDFLTLTTTCCQIDINRLFTGGFGTGHGAIREPNDIRSYSALACIAIQSNQNDQHGGQSIPNFDRGLAPGVAKTYVKMYRQNMLKALELLAFAQVEELEAALKTELFGGSLRPKLSGSEEYCKAEALILARRLDADTIKRAQDFALSSALKETERNTYQAMEAFIHNLNTMHSRAGAQIPFSSINYGTDISPEGRMIVRNILLATEAGLGDGETPIFPIQIFRVKEGINYNKGDPNYDLFKLACKVSSKRLFPNFSFQDAPYNLQYYHPERPETEIAYMGCRTRVMGNIYDPDQEVTYGRGNLSFTSINLPRLALRANRDIDLFFDELDKKTDLVIAQLMERFEIQARKRVKNFPFLMGQGIWLDSDKLDWEDEIREVLKHGTLTLGFIGLAECLKALIGKHHGESAEAQALGLRIIGKLRSRMDEASLEKKLNFSLIATPAEGLSGRFVKLDRQIFGAIPGVTDKDYYTNSFHVPVYYPIAALKKIDIEAPYHALTNAGHISYIELDGDASKNPEAFEKIVRAMKDAGIGYGSLNHPLDRDPVCGFRGIIGETCPKCGRTEGDVPFERIRRITGYLVGTLDRFNNAKRAEEKDRVKHFHVDHTAAS from the coding sequence ATGCCTACGAGGATTTTAAAACGGGATGGAAGGGAAGCCCCGTTTAATATTGAAAAAATAACGAATGCTATTTACAAGGCAGGGATGGCCACCGGTACTATGGAATGGGAAGATGCCATGGCGCTTTCTGAACGGGCTGTTAGCCGGCTTGAAGCGGCCTATAAAGGCAGGATCCCCGCGGTGGAGGAGATTCAGGATACGGTTGAGCAGGTGATGATCGAAAGCGGCCTGGGTACGACGGCAAAGAAATTCATCCTCTACCGGGCGGAACGGACCCGGATCCGGGAGATGAATACCCGGCTGATGCGTACCTACGAGGAATTGACCGTTAAGGATGCGAAGGACAACGATTTAAAACGGGAAAATGCCAACATCGACGGCGATACCGCCATGGGACATATGCTCAAGTACGGTTCCGAGGGGGCCAAGCAGTTCAACGAGCTGTTTATTCTCAATCCCCTCCATGCCAAGGCCCACCATGAAGGTGATATTCACATCCACGACCTGGATTTTCTTACCCTTACCACTACTTGTTGCCAGATTGATATCAATAGGCTCTTCACCGGCGGCTTTGGGACCGGCCACGGAGCCATCCGGGAACCCAACGATATACGCAGCTACTCCGCCCTGGCCTGTATCGCCATACAATCAAACCAGAACGACCAGCACGGCGGACAGAGCATCCCTAACTTTGACCGGGGACTCGCCCCGGGGGTGGCAAAGACCTACGTTAAAATGTATCGCCAGAACATGCTTAAGGCCCTGGAGCTCCTGGCTTTTGCCCAGGTGGAGGAACTGGAAGCGGCGCTGAAGACGGAACTTTTTGGCGGTTCCCTGCGGCCCAAGCTGAGCGGTTCCGAAGAGTACTGCAAGGCGGAGGCGCTTATCCTAGCCCGGCGCCTGGATGCCGATACCATCAAGCGGGCCCAGGATTTTGCCCTGTCATCGGCCCTGAAGGAAACGGAGCGTAATACCTACCAGGCAATGGAAGCGTTTATCCACAATCTCAACACTATGCACAGCCGGGCGGGAGCCCAGATCCCCTTTTCTTCTATCAATTATGGAACCGATATTTCTCCCGAGGGCCGGATGATCGTCCGGAACATACTCCTGGCCACCGAAGCCGGGTTGGGAGACGGGGAAACTCCGATTTTTCCGATTCAGATTTTCCGAGTTAAGGAAGGGATCAACTATAATAAGGGTGATCCTAACTACGATCTCTTTAAGCTTGCCTGTAAGGTCAGCTCCAAGCGGCTTTTCCCCAACTTTTCTTTCCAGGATGCTCCCTACAATCTCCAATACTACCACCCGGAACGGCCGGAAACGGAGATTGCCTACATGGGCTGCCGTACCAGGGTGATGGGGAATATCTACGATCCCGACCAGGAAGTAACCTACGGCCGGGGCAACCTGAGCTTTACCTCGATAAACCTACCCCGGCTTGCCCTGCGGGCTAACCGTGACATTGATCTATTCTTTGACGAACTGGATAAAAAAACCGATCTGGTGATAGCTCAGCTCATGGAGCGTTTTGAGATCCAGGCCCGGAAGCGGGTGAAAAATTTCCCCTTCCTCATGGGCCAGGGGATATGGCTCGATTCGGATAAGCTGGACTGGGAAGATGAAATCCGGGAGGTTCTCAAACATGGGACCCTAACCCTGGGCTTTATCGGCCTGGCGGAATGCCTTAAAGCGCTGATTGGGAAGCACCACGGAGAATCGGCGGAAGCCCAGGCCCTGGGTTTGCGGATCATCGGCAAACTTCGCAGCCGTATGGACGAGGCGTCTCTGGAAAAGAAGCTCAACTTCTCACTTATCGCCACCCCGGCGGAGGGCCTTTCCGGCCGCTTCGTCAAACTGGATCGACAGATCTTCGGCGCCATTCCGGGGGTCACCGATAAGGACTACTACACCAACAGTTTCCATGTGCCGGTATACTACCCCATCGCCGCCTTAAAAAAGATAGACATTGAGGCTCCCTACCACGCCCTGACCAATGCCGGACACATCAGCTACATCGAGCTGGACGGGGACGCCTCCAAGAATCCCGAGGCCTTTGAGAAGATAGTCCGGGCCATGAAAGATGCGGGTATCGGTTACGGCAGCCTGAACCATCCCCTGGACCGGGACCCGGTCTGCGGTTTCCGGGGCATCATCGGCGAGACCTGCCCCAAGTGCGGTCGTACCGAGGGGGATGTACCCTTTGAGCGGATCAGGCGTATCACCGGTTATCTGGTGGGAACCCTGGACCGGTTTAACAACGCGAAGCGGGCGGAAGAAAAAGATAGGGTAAAGCATTTCCATGTTGACCATACCGCAGCCTCGTAA